The Aeromicrobium yanjiei DNA segment CTTGACCCAGTATCGACCGGCTGGGTTCTCCTCGAAGCGCTCGGCCATGGTGTCCTCGTCGCCGATCGCCTCGACGACGTACGGCGGTGCGATGCCGCGGTAGTTGACCTTGATCACGCTCTCGGCGAAACGGATCGCCGACAGCGTGCCGATGCGGTTGCCGTTGATCGACACCGCCTCCGCCCCGGCGTACCAGAGCCCGTTGACGAGCACCCGCAGGTCCTGGTCGCGGATCTGGCCGTCGATGTCGTCGTTCGGGTTGGGCGTGACCCGCACCGTGACCCCCGGGCCGGTGGCCCCCACGTCCGCGGCCACGAGGCGCAGCTCCTGGTAGGCCGGGTCGAAGCTGTCCACCTGCCCCTGCAGCGCGTTGACCTCGGCCCGCAGGCGCACGGCGGTCGCCTCGCGGTCGGCGAGGGTCTCCTTGCGGGCGTCGACGTCGTCGATCAGCGTCGCGCGCTCGCGCTCGGTCGCGGGACGGTCCGAACGGGTCTGGATCGCGGCGACCGCGACCAGCAGGGCGAAGACCGCCATCACCACCCCGGTCAGGACCGTGTTGAACTGTCGCTTCTGCGCGCCGGGCCCGGAACGGACGACGTAGTAGTCGTCGTCGAGCGCGGTGTCGGCGATCTGCTCGAGCAGGCCCTCTGCCCGGTTCGCGGTGTCCGGCTCGCCCACGGTCAGCTCCGGACGACGCGGTCGGTCGTGGTCAGCAGCCGCCTGACCTGGAATGCGTAGAGGATGCCGCCCCACCAGTAGAGCGCGACGCCCCAGATGGTGAACGCCCAGCCGAAGACGTTCGCGAGGTCGGCCACCGTGCCCGTCGAGTCACCGAGCAGCAGGAGCGGGAAGGCGTAGAGCAGGCTCGCGGTGGCGGCCTTGCCGAGGAAGTGCACGGGCAGCGAGCTGTAGCCACGGGTGCGCAGGAAGGGCACCAGGCTGAACAAGAAGACATCGCGCAGCGGCAGGATCACGGCCAGCCACCACGGGATGATGTCGCGGAAGCCGAGGCCGATCACGACCGCGAGGATGTAGAAGCGGTCGGCGACCGGGTCGAGGATCGCGCCGATCTTGGACGTCTGGTTGAACGTGCG contains these protein-coding regions:
- a CDS encoding DUF881 domain-containing protein; amino-acid sequence: MGEPDTANRAEGLLEQIADTALDDDYYVVRSGPGAQKRQFNTVLTGVVMAVFALLVAVAAIQTRSDRPATERERATLIDDVDARKETLADREATAVRLRAEVNALQGQVDSFDPAYQELRLVAADVGATGPGVTVRVTPNPNDDIDGQIRDQDLRVLVNGLWYAGAEAVSINGNRIGTLSAIRFAESVIKVNYRGIAPPYVVEAIGDEDTMAERFEENPAGRYWVKRQQDAGVGFDVSRSSELRVGVVPKPRLTIRHATAIKGEE
- a CDS encoding CDP-alcohol phosphatidyltransferase family protein is translated as MNDRVLTIPNALSFVRLLLVPVFLWLVLGPEKDGLALLVLMVSGITDYLDGKLARTFNQTSKIGAILDPVADRFYILAVVIGLGFRDIIPWWLAVILPLRDVFLFSLVPFLRTRGYSSLPVHFLGKAATASLLYAFPLLLLGDSTGTVADLANVFGWAFTIWGVALYWWGGILYAFQVRRLLTTTDRVVRS